Proteins found in one Quercus robur chromosome 2, dhQueRobu3.1, whole genome shotgun sequence genomic segment:
- the LOC126695565 gene encoding uncharacterized protein LOC126695565 — MDSDFMDKLQSITLMEDEGKVIKVGVSQRERMLEECSLSLLGRFLTTRVLNQSVAKSMLRSVWRMGSDLRIVDVGDDLFQFKFTMESQLKWVLANGPWSFEDHLLVLQRWERGMTATSVRFSSMPMWVQEWGLPFDLLVEEVGRDIGSGLGVVLEVDLKAFSSDQARFIRVRVELPLDKPLRRGGVVVSIEGDKVCIGFKYELLVGLCYQCGRIDHEVKKCYVPRDQKQGCLPYGEWLKVGYRRNHGNENKARLQSNSLPEDGIVDGALSKGVGTVEKDSIVIVKNHVPVFEELISKIERAFQTDSDFSFSKASPSVSVPDSSAISSDLIEVVVMDEDTITLNRGLMGKQVKQKLGFEGLERGFKVGYGNVHGNRNNSKVQPKKSGNQDKRGSQSLHSPKKVEFVKESTNGNPIKSSVVDVEHEHKRKQTGKID, encoded by the exons ATGGATTCGGATTTTATGGACAAGTTGCAAAGTATAACTTTGATGGAGGATGAGGGAAAAGTCATTAAGGTTGGGGTTTCACAGAGGGAAAGGATGCTAGAAGAGTGTTCACTCAGTTTGTTGGGGAGGTTTCTCACAACACGAGTTTTAAATCAGAGTGTAGCCAAGAGTATGCTACGATCTGTGTGGAGGATGGGCTCAGATTTACGCATTGTTGATGTGGGGGATGATCTTTTTCAATTCAAGTTTACAATGGAGAGTCAGTTGAAATGGGTGCTAGCAAATGGTCCGTGGAGTTTTGAGGACCACCTTTTGGTATTACAAAGATGGGAGCGAGGTATGACAGCAACTTCGGTTAGATTCTCTTCAATGCCGATGTGGGTTCAGGAGTGGGGTTTACCTTTTGATCTGTTAGTGGAAGAGGTGGGCAGGGATATTGGCAGTGGTTTGGGAGTAGTACTGGAAGTTGATTTGAAGGCATTTTCGTCTGACCAAGCTCGCTTTATCAGAGTAAGGGTGGAGTTGCCATTGGATAAACCATTACGTCGAGGAGGAGTTGTCGTAAGTATTGAAGGAGATAAGGTTTGCATTGGCTTCAAGTATGAACTTTTAGTTGGGCTTTGCTATCAATGTGGTCGGATTGATCATGAGGTAAAGAAGTGCTATGTTCCAAGAGACCAAAAACAGGGGTGTCTTCCTTATGGGGAGTGGTTGAAGGTGGGGTATCGTAGAAATCATGGGAATGAAAACAAAGCAAGAC TGCAATCGAACAGTCTACCTGAGGATGGTATTGTTGATGGTGCTCTATCAAAGGGTGTTGGAACAGTTGAGAAGGATTCAATCGTGATTGTGAAGAATCACGTTCCTGTTTTTGAGGAGCTGATTTCGAAGATTGAGCGTGCCTTCCAAACCGATTCAGATTTTTCATTCTCAAAAGCGAGTCCATCTGTCAGCGTACCAGATTCTAGCGCAATTTCCTCGGACTTGATTGAGGTGGTGGTCATGGATGAGGATACTATCACCTTAAATCGTGGCTTAATGGGAAAACAAGTTAAgcaaaaattgggttttgagggATTGGAAAGAGGTTTTAAAGTTGGATATGGTAATGTGCATGGAAACAGGAATAATAGTAAGGTCCAACCCAAAAAAAGTGGTAATCAAGATAAACGTGGGAGTCAATCTTTGCATAGCCCaaaaaaagtggagtttgttaAGGAGTCAACAAATGGAAACCCTATCAAGTCTTCTGTTGTAGATGTGGAACATGAGCACAAAAGGAAGCAAACAGGAAAAATTGATTAG
- the LOC126712664 gene encoding uncharacterized protein LOC126712664, with amino-acid sequence MMMNNRTLKKTTSMGFQNPPQAATYYPTKSPLIEFPTSPQLIFGQEILHFSHPQHPLSRIDLPDLFTCSGCKEFGAGMRFTCQQCEFQLHEFCARAPDALKGHPFHSHHQLSFYSKPVKGGSSKSKCDICSKPIKGFAFRCNACSFQMHPSCAMLSTTFNTPGHVHTLRLLPASNGDLGFVCGECQRKRSGRVYHCTVCDYHLHAVCAKDMINGLHDNGIKGVEKPSMLGTAARLASQVFVEFIGGIIEGLGEGVGQAFAQDIIKGKGTDGTSGTTRRTE; translated from the exons atgatgatgaacaacagAACCTTGAAGAAGACAACTTCAATGGGTTTCCAAAACCCTCCTCAAGCCGCAACATATTACCCAACAAAGTCTCCTCTCATTGAATTCCCCACCTCCCCTCAACTAATCTTTGGGCAAGAGATACTTCATTTCAGTCACCCACAGCATCCTCTGTCGCGAATTGACCTGCCTGACCTCTTCACCTGTTCGGGCTGCAAGGAGTTTGGTGCAGGCATGAGGTTCACTTGCCAACAATGTGAATTTCAGCTCCATGAGTTTTGTGCCAGGGCTCCTGATGCTCTCAAGGGCCACCCTTTCCACTCCCACCACCAACTTTCTTTCTATTCTAAACCAg tgaaAGGTGGAAGTTCAAAATCGAAGTGTGATATCTGTAGTAAGCCTATCAAAGGGTTTGCTTTCAGATGCAATGCCTGTAGTTTCCAGATGCACCCTTCCTGCGCTATGCTATCCACGACCTTTAACACCCCGGGCCATGTACATACCCTTAGGCTTTTACCTGCATCAAATGGCGACCTTGGTTTTGTGTGTGGTGAGTGCCAGAGGAAGAGGTCGGGCCGAGTATACCATTGCACTGTTTGTGATTACCATCTCCACGCCGTTTGTGCTAAAGATATGATTAATGGGCTCCATGACAATGGCATCAAGGGAGTCGAAAAGCCAAGCATGCTAGGGACTGCGGCTCGACTTGCGTCTCAAGTTTTCGTAGAGTTCATTGGAGGAATAATTGAAGGTCTTGGCGAAGGTGTTGGACAAGCCTTTGCTCAAGATATTATCAAAGGAAAGGGCACTGATGGCACTAGTGGCACTACCAGAAGAACTGAGTAA
- the LOC126712662 gene encoding squamosa promoter-binding-like protein 14, with protein MEEAGAQVAPPLFIHHHQTLASRYSMAKKRDLPNYQAQQRFTQPPTGLQNTRDNWNPKVWDWDSVGFVAKPVDAEELLRLGTPAVAAQMEQKRKEESMALTVDEEEDERLRLNLNLWGGSNSVEEPGQDAAGPVPASRPSKRVRPGSPGAGGGGGGGNYPMCQVDNCKEDLSSAKDYHRRHKVCEVHSKATRALVANQMQRFCQQCSRFHPLSEFDEGKRSCRRRLAGHNRRRRKTQPEDVTSRLLLPGNRDNGTNANLDIVNLLTAIARVQGKNQDNNINCSSVPDKDQLIQILGKINSLPLPVDLAAKLPNLGSLNRKVPDHNSLEHQSKLNGNPSSPSTMDLLTGLSTTLATSAPDALRMLSQKSSQSSDSEKTKMTSRDQATGSNLQKRPLEFPSVGGARSCSSYQSPMEDSDGQVQEMPVNLPLQLFSSSPENDSPPKLASSRKYFSSDSSNPIEERSPSYSPPAVPKLFPMQHKKETMKPEKMLISGGVNANVVASRARDCNRPFDLFRGSNTGGEAGSFQSFPYQAGYTSSGSDHSPSSLNSDTQDRTGRILFKLFDKDPSHFPGSLRTQIFNWLSNSPSEMESYIRPGCVVLSIYVSMSSVSWEQLEQNLLERVNALVQSSDSDFWRSGRFIVHAGSQLASHKDGKIRLCKSWRTWSSPELILVSPLAVVGGQETSLLLKGRNLSNHGTKIHCTYMGGYTSKEIMGSTYQDTACDEINLVDFKIDNASPGVVGRCFIEVENGFKGNCFPVIIADSIICKELRLLESEFDLETRDCDLILEDNTNDFGRPRSREEILHFLNELGWLFQRKGNSSMLGGPDYSLSRHKFLLTFSVERDCCALVKTLLDMLVERNLDGDELSKESLETLSEIQLLNRAVKRRCRKMVDVLIHYFIISSNDASKKYIFPPNYTGPGGVTPLHLAACTSGSDEMIDALTSDPLEIGLSCWNSLLDATGQSPYAYAMMRSNHSYNKLVARKLADRKNSQVSVTISNEIEQPQLTMEQQHKISQFKQGSRSCARCAVKATKYDMRIAGSQGLLQRPFIHSMLAIAAVCVCVCVFFRGAPDIGLVAPFKWENLEYGTQ; from the exons atggaggaGGCAGGTGCACAGGTTGCTCCGCCCCTTTTCATACACCACCACCAGACACTGGCGAGTCGGTATTCCATGGCGAAGAAGCGTGATCTGCCTAATTATCAAGCACAACAACGATTCACACAACCACCAACTGGGCTTCAAAACACTAGGGATAACTGGAATCCTAAGGTTTGGGATTGGGATAGTGTCGGATTCGTTGCGAAACCAGTTGATGCCGAGGAGTTATTGCGGTTGGGAACTCCTGCTGTTGCTGCTCAAATGGAGCAGAAAAGGAAAGAGGAGTCTATGGCGTTGactgtggatgaagaagaggatgaGCGGCTTCGGTTGAACTTGAATCTTTGGGGTGGCTCGAATTCTGTGGAGGAGCCTGGGCAGGATGCGGCTGGGCCGGTCCCTGCGTCTAGGCCGAGCAAAAGGGTCCGGCCTGGATCTCCCGGTGCCGGTGGCGGTGGCGGAGGAGGGAACTATCCCATGTGTCAGGTGGATAACTGTAAGGAGGATCTGTCAAGTGCGAAAGACTATCACCGCCGCCATAAGGTGTGTGAGGTTCACAGCAAAGCTACTAGAGCCCTTGTTGCCAATCAGATGCAGAGGTTCTGCCAGCAGTGTAGCAG GTTTCATCCCCTTTCTGAGTTTGATGAGGGCAAGAGGAGTTGTAGGCGTAGACTTGCTGGGCATAATCGACGAAGAAGGAAAACCCAACCGGAGGATGTTACCTCACGCTTGTTACTCCCTGGAAATCGTGATAATGGAACTAATGCAAATTTGGATATCGTTAACTTGTTGACTGCTATAGCTCGTGTGCAAG GGAAAAATCAGGACAACAATATCAATTGCTCTTCTGTACCAGATAAAGACCAGCTCATTCAGATTCTTGGTAAGATAAATTCGCTACCTTTGCCGGTGGACCTTGCTGCAAAGTTGCCCAATTTAGGAAGTTTGAATAGGAAAGTTCCTGATCATAATTCATTGGAACATCAAAGCAAATTGAATGGGAACCCATCTTCTCCATCAACAATGGACTTGCTTACTGGTCTATCAACTACTCTAGCAACATCTGCTCCTGATGCTCTTAGAATGCTATCTCAAAAGAGCAGCCAGAGCAGTGACAGCGAGAAAACTAAGATGACTAGCCGTGACCAGGCTACTGGTTCCAACTTGCAAAAGAGACCTCTTGAGTTCCCATCGGTTGGAGGGGCAAGAAGTTGTAGCAGTTACCAGTCTCCTATGGAAGATTCAGATGGTCAGGTTCAAGAAATGCCAGTAAATTTACCTTTACAGCTATTCAGCTCCTCACCCGAGAATGATAGCCCACCAAAACTGGCATCTTCTAGGAAGTATTTCTCATCTGACAGCAGTAATCCAATTGAAGAGAGGTCTCCTTCGTATTCTCCTCCTGCTGTTCCAAAGCTATTCCCAATGCAGCACAAAAAGGAAACTATGAAGCCTGAGAAAATGTTAATTAGTGGAGGGGTTAATGCGAATGTTGTAGCTAGCAGAGCTCGTGATTGTAATAGGCCTTTTGATCTTTTTAGAGGATCAAATACGGGAGGTGAAGCTGGTTCATTTCAAAGTTTTCCCTATCAAGCTGGGTATACTTCTTCTGGATCTGATCATTCACCTTCTAGTCTGAATTCTGATACACAG GATCGTACTGGTCGAATACTTTTTAAACTATTTGATAAGGATCCAAGTCATTTCCCAGGGTCGCTGCGGACACAG atattCAATTGGCTTTCTAACAGTCCATCAGAAATGGAGAGCTACATAAGACCTGGTTGTGTGGTTCTATCAATTTATGTGTCTATGTCATCCGTTTCCTGGGAACAA CTTGAACAAAACCTTCTTGAGCGTGTCAATGCTCTTGTTCAATCTTCAGACTCTGATTTTTGGAGAAGTGGGAGGTTTATAGTTCATGCAGGGAGCCAATTAGCATCACATAAAGATG GAAAGATACGTTTATGCAAATCCTGGAGAACATGGAGTTCCCCGGAGTTGATTTTGGTGTCCCCTTTGGCAGTTGTGGGTGGGCAAGAAACTTCTCTTCTATTAAAGGGGAGAAATTTGTCTAATCATGGCACCAA GATTCATTGCACTTATATGGGTGGCTACACATCAAAGGAAATTATGGGATCAACCTATCAAGACACTGCATGTGATGAGATAAACTTGGTTGATTTTAAAATTGACAATGCATCTCCTGGTGTTGTTGGTCGCTGTTTCATTGAG GTAGAAAATGGTTTCAAGGGCAACTGTTTTCCTGTGATAATAGCTGATTCTATCATATGTAAAGAATTGAGGCTCCTCGAATCTGAGTTTGATTTGGAGACAAGAGATTGTGATCTCATTTTAGAAGACAATACTAATGATTTTGGGCGGCCAAGATCACGGGAGGAGATTCTGCACTTCTTGAATGAACTTGGATGGCTTTTCCAAAGGAAAGGGAACTCTTCTATGCTTGGGGGTCCTGATTATTCACTTAGCCGGCACAAATTTTTACTTACATTCTCTGTTGAAAGGGACTGTTGTGCTTTGGTGAAAACACTGCTAGACATGCTGGTTGAAAGAAACTTGGATGGGGATGAGCTGTCAAAGGAATCATTGGAGACACTATCTGAGATTCAGCTCTTGAACCGGGCAGTTAAAAGGAGGTGCAGGAAGATGGTTGATGTGCTCatccattattttattattagcaGTAATGATGCCTCcaagaaatatatttttcccCCAAATTATACAGGACCTGGTGGTGTTACACCTCTACATCTGGCTGCTTGTACATCAGGTTCGGATGAGATGATAGATGCTTTGACAAGTGATCCATTGGAG ATTGGATTGAGCTGCTGGAATTCTCTTCTGGATGCAACTGGGCAGTCGCCATATGCTTATGCTATGATGAGGAGTAATCACTCTTACAACAAGCTGGTGGCTCGTAAACTTGCTGACAGAAAGAATAGTCAAGTTTCAGTGACAATCAGTAATGAGATAGAGCAACCACAGTTGACAATGGAGCAGCAGCATAAGATTTCCCAATTCAAACAAGGGTCCAGATCTTGTGCTAGGTGTGCTGTAAAGGCAACAAAGTACGACATGAGGATTGCAGGTTCACAAGGACTGCTTCAGCGTCCCTTCATTCACTCAATGCTTGCCATAGCTGCTGTTTGCGTATGTGTCTGTGTGTTTTTCCGAGGCGCGCCAGACATTGGCTTAGTTGCTCCGTTCAAGTGGGAGAATTTAGAATATGGTACACAGTAG